From the bacterium genome, the window CCTCGATCGACGGGGTGTGGGACGTGGACGGCGACGGCAGGGCGGAAGTCGTTTCTACCAGCGGCACGCCCGATGGGTTCCACTGGCGGCTGGATGTGCTGGATGCGGCCACCGGAGCGCGGAGGTGGAGCGCGGACCTGCCCGCCGGCAGCGACGACCGCGGCGACGGCAACTGGGACGGATATTTCCGTGCCATCGGCCCGTTCACGGCGCGCCTGCCGGATGGCGCGCAGCCCGCGCTGCTGGTGGGCATCGAGGCAGGCCACGACGAGCGGCCGCGCGGCGTGATCGCGCTCGATGCGCGCGATGGGCGCGAGTTGTGGCGCTACCTGACCGGCGCGACGCCGATCGCGCTGAACTTCCACATCGTCAACCTGGACGGCGACGGCCGGCAGGAGATCTGCCTGCTGGGCGCCGGGGTGACGAACCTGGAAGAGGGCGAAGACGTCGACGGGTTCCGCGACGACCACGCGCGGCTGTTCGTGGTTGGCGATGACGGCGCGCTGCGATGGCAGCGCGCGCTGGGCGCGGCGCCGGCCTCGGGGTGGGTCGAGCCGGTGGACCTGGATGCGGACGGGCGCAACGAGCTGGTGGTGGCGGCCTGGCTGACCGAGCTGGGCAGCGAGGCGTTGTTCGTGCTGGACGGCGACGGCGCGGTGCTGGCGTCGGCGCCGCTGGCGGCCCGGGCCCAGAGCCTGGTGGTCTGGGCGGTGGCGGTGGGCGGGCGCGACGGCGTGGCTGGTCCTTCGACGGCGCGGTGCGCGGTACACTGAGTCGCTCGCGGCCGATCACCGCCGGCCCGCTGGGCTGGACGGACGGCTCGGTGCAGGTGGCGCTGGTGGGGAATGTCGTGGGCGACGCGGCGCTCGAGGTGCTGCTGGGCGGGGCGGGCGGCTGGAACTGGCTGGTCGATGAGACACTCAAACCGCTGGCTCTGCTGCATGACCCCGACTTCCGGCCGCTGGGCGATGGCACCTATCTGCGGGGGATGCCGGGCGGCGAGCGGCGGCTGGTGGTGTTGGGGGGGCGGGGGCTCGCGAGTGCGGAGTTCGTGCTCGAGGAGAACCCGCGACGGGTGCCCTGGGAACTGATTGCGGCCGGCACGGCCACCGTGGGCGCGGCGGGCACGGCGTGGCGCTGGCGCCGGCGGCGGCTGACGCCCGCGGCGTTGAGGGCGCTGCGCCTGCAGCTGTTGGAGAGGCTGGTCGGTGAGAGGCACGGAGCGATCGGTCCCCTGACCGCGGCCGAGCGGCTGGCGGAGCGGCTGCTTGCCTCTTTCGCCAAGACGGGCGGCGACCGGGCGCTCCTCGAACAGCGCATCCGTGAACTCCTGCGGGAGATGCTCGACGTCGGCGTGCCACAGTTGGCGGCGGCGGCCGACGTGGCAGAGCTGGCGGGGCTGGATGAGAAGGAGTTGGGCGAGGCGCGCCAGGCGCTGGACGAACTGAAGGCATCTTTGCTGAAGATCGCGGACGACTGGGACGGGGCCACGCCGGCCGACGAAGCGGTGACGGCCTCCGCCGTTGCGCTCCGTCCCCTGGTGGAATCCGCGCGATTGCGCTTCCGCAACCTGTGCAAACTGGTTGCGGCCGATTTCGCGGCGTCGCCCGGCGCCATCCTGACGCGCTCGCTGGCCGCGCACGAAGACACCATCTCCCGAATGGGGGTGGAGGTCTCGTTGCCGGCCGACCCGATACCGGACTGCTTCATCGACGCGGAAGACCTGGCGTTCGTGCTGGACAACCTCGTCGAGAACGCGCTGCGCGCCATGGAACCGGCCACGCAGCGTCGGCTGGCCGTGGAATGGCGACCGGTCACCGACGTGATCGCCCTTCACGTGCAGGACAGCGGCGTCGGCATGACCGCCAGCGAAGCTGCGGCGGCGCTCGAGCCCGGCGAAGGCAAGCGCGCGGGCGGCGGCCGCGGGCTGCCCGGCAGCTGTGCGCGCCTGCGGAAGTACGAAGGCAAGCTGATCGTGGCCGCCACGGCGCCCGGTCAGGGCACGACGATGGTTCTCTATCTCAGAACGGCAAACACGGGCGCGGCATCGACTGCGCCGGGGGGCGACGCATGATCGACCACACGCCCGAGCCCGGACCGCGCTGCCGGGTCCTGATCGTCGACGACGACCCCGCCTTCAGCGGTGACATGACCCTGCTGCTCGGCGACCGGTTCGAGGTGACCGTTGCCGCCGACACGGCCGGCGCGCTGGCGAAGATCGCCGAGGCGCGGCCGGACGTGGTGCTGCTGGACATCACCCTAAAGGACGGCGTGGACGGCTTCGTCGCGCTGGCCAGGATCAAACCGTGGAGTCGCCGCAGGTGATCATGCTCACGGGCATGCAGGGCCCGGGCGCCGTGGGGTACAGGCCATCAAGGGCGGCGCCTTCCACTACGCCATGAAGGATGCGGACCCCGGCGAGGCTGGCGAACCCTGATCGGCCTGGCGTCCGAGCGGGCGGCGGCGAGCCGGCGGCTGGCGTCGCTGGAGACACAGCTGCGCCGGCTGGGCGGCGAGCTGGTCGTGTACGACCCGCTGATGCTGCGGATCATGAAGGACGTCGAGAAGGTGGCGCCCACCGCCGCCACGGTGCTGGTGGTCGGCGAGTCGGGCACGGGCAAGGAACTGGTGGCGCGGCGCGTGCATGAACTGAGCGCCCGCGCCGCCGGGCCCTTCGTGGCGATCAGCTGC encodes:
- a CDS encoding sensor histidine kinase is translated as MRGTLSRSRPITAGPLGWTDGSVQVALVGNVVGDAALEVLLGGAGGWNWLVDETLKPLALLHDPDFRPLGDGTYLRGMPGGERRLVVLGGRGLASAEFVLEENPRRVPWELIAAGTATVGAAGTAWRWRRRRLTPAALRALRLQLLERLVGERHGAIGPLTAAERLAERLLASFAKTGGDRALLEQRIRELLREMLDVGVPQLAAAADVAELAGLDEKELGEARQALDELKASLLKIADDWDGATPADEAVTASAVALRPLVESARLRFRNLCKLVAADFAASPGAILTRSLAAHEDTISRMGVEVSLPADPIPDCFIDAEDLAFVLDNLVENALRAMEPATQRRLAVEWRPVTDVIALHVQDSGVGMTASEAAAALEPGEGKRAGGGRGLPGSCARLRKYEGKLIVAATAPGQGTTMVLYLRTANTGAASTAPGGDA
- a CDS encoding response regulator, producing MIDHTPEPGPRCRVLIVDDDPAFSGDMTLLLGDRFEVTVAADTAGALAKIAEARPDVVLLDITLKDGVDGFVALARIKPWSRRR